The proteins below come from a single Alligator mississippiensis isolate rAllMis1 chromosome 2, rAllMis1, whole genome shotgun sequence genomic window:
- the KRCC1 gene encoding lysine-rich coiled-coil protein 1 isoform X4: MQQYTPDGTLDEATRKDLFTDTFCKVCGAVLQFESQRISHYVGKKHAQKVRLYFQVHGKQDEGQKAGKQKKTDYINFQMDESGVVDKNKYCSLCNMIFTSPVVAQSHYVGKIHAKKLRQLSGDQAQMLAQSIQPETASSPTGASALPAPQQPSAEKSSQDIETEESASSSSMTLDLNDPDKFCKLCSAPFNNPLVAHQHYVGKKHKRNELRKKMMKDLGDEAVPAESSANAVGVGNYICPICNITLTSIEMYQSHMQGNKHQIKETMVVNLIKNSKKTYDSFQDELADYIKVQKARGLEPKTYFRKPEEDEFKTSEFEENNDHDDTVPLDAKFERDEYCSPFSETWTSSYAVENRLPCWSPAYQTRLRLENTLTCHYSKDRYLEMTSSQVTAYRGNSYGPESKESGDCYDHISSDTSTSSHKKEQKVQRKQDEEEHHFGKEVKHEKEPAKQKRKENNEDPDSGKESEKQKRRKVDTDSAIEKKSKHSKDKRLKEIVTEKESRKHKKDKKKPQIDGKTDEEILWDESILGY, translated from the exons ATGGCACATTGGATGAGGCAACAAGAAAAGACCTTTTTACAGACACCTTCTGTAAAGTGTGTGGAGCTGTGCTGCAATTTGAGTCCCAAAGGATTTCACACTATGTG GGCAAAAAGCATGCTCAGAAAGTTCGACTTTATTTCCAAGTCCACGGTAAGCAAGATGAGGGGCAAAAGGCTGGAAAACAGAAGAAGACAGATTATATCAACTTTCAG ATGGATGAAAGTGGAGTAGTGGATAAAAACAAATACTGCAGTCTCTGCAACATGATTTTTACTTCCCCAGTTGTTGCTCAGTCTCATTACGTGGGAAAAATCCATGCCAAAAAGCTAAGGCAATTATCAGGAGACCAAGCTCAGATGCTAGCGCAGAGCATCCAGCCAGAAACTG CAAGTTCACCCACTGGTGCTTCCGCATTGCCAGCACCCCAGCAGCCCTCAGCAGAGAAGTCCTCACAAGACATAGAGACTGAAGAGTCTGCATCATCCTCCAGTATGACTTTAGATTTAAATGATCCAGACAAGTTTTGCAAGCTCTGTTCAGCTCCCTTCAATAACCCACTGGTGGCCCATCAGCACTATGTTGGTAAGAAGCACAAAAGGAATGAATTGAGGAAGAAAATGATGAAGGACCTGGGGGATGAAGCTGTTCCTGCAGAATCCAGTGCAAATG CAGTCGGGGTTGGTAACTACATATGTCCTATATGTAACATCACCCTTACCTCTATAGAAATGTACCAGTCCCACATGCAAGGAAATAAACATCAGATTAA AGAAACCATGGTTGTCAATCTCATAAAGAATTCAAAGAAAACATATGACTCCTTTCAAGATGAATTAGCTGATTACATCAAAGTGCAGAAAGCAAGAGGCCTGGAACCAAAAACATATTTCAGAAAACCAGAGGAAGATGAGTTTAAGACCAGTGAATTTGAAGAAAATAATGACCATGACGACACTGTACCTTTGGATGCTAAGTTTGAACGAGACGAGTATTGCAGCCCTTTTTCAGAAACGTGGACGTCATCATATGCTGTTGAAAACAGACTGCCGTGCTGGTCGCCAGCTTATCAGACTAGGCTAAGACTAGAAAACACACTTACATGTCACTACAGTAAGGATCGTTATTTGGAAATGACATCATCTCAGGTGACCGCCTACAGAGGTAACAGCTATGGCCCAGAATCAAAAGAATCGGGTGACTGCTATGACCACATCTCTTCTGATACAAGCACCAGCTCTCATAAGAAAGAACAAAAGGTTCAGAGGAAACAAGACGAGGAGGAACACCACTTTGGAAAAGAAGTGAAACATGAGAAAGAGCCCGCAAagcagaagaggaaggaaaacaaTGAAGACCCTGATTCTGGAAAGGAAAGTGAGAAGCAAAAGCGAAGGAAGGTTGATACAGACTCAGCAATTGAAAAGAAGTCAAAGCACAGTAAAGATAAAAGACTTAAAGAAATAGTCACTGAAAAGGAGAGCAGAAAACACAAAAAGGATAAAAAGAAGCCCCAAATTGATGGCAAAACGGATGAGGAGATACTTTGGGATGAGTCTATCCTGGGATACTGA
- the KRCC1 gene encoding lysine-rich coiled-coil protein 1 isoform X3, whose product MAAAAAAPAGREEGGGGPGGGRTADGTLDEATRKDLFTDTFCKVCGAVLQFESQRISHYVGKKHAQKVRLYFQVHGKQDEGQKAGKQKKTDYINFQMDESGVVDKNKYCSLCNMIFTSPVVAQSHYVGKIHAKKLRQLSGDQAQMLAQSIQPETASSPTGASALPAPQQPSAEKSSQDIETEESASSSSMTLDLNDPDKFCKLCSAPFNNPLVAHQHYVGKKHKRNELRKKMMKDLGDEAVPAESSANAVGVGNYICPICNITLTSIEMYQSHMQGNKHQIKETMVVNLIKNSKKTYDSFQDELADYIKVQKARGLEPKTYFRKPEEDEFKTSEFEENNDHDDTVPLDAKFERDEYCSPFSETWTSSYAVENRLPCWSPAYQTRLRLENTLTCHYSKDRYLEMTSSQVTAYRGNSYGPESKESGDCYDHISSDTSTSSHKKEQKVQRKQDEEEHHFGKEVKHEKEPAKQKRKENNEDPDSGKESEKQKRRKVDTDSAIEKKSKHSKDKRLKEIVTEKESRKHKKDKKKPQIDGKTDEEILWDESILGY is encoded by the exons ATGGCACATTGGATGAGGCAACAAGAAAAGACCTTTTTACAGACACCTTCTGTAAAGTGTGTGGAGCTGTGCTGCAATTTGAGTCCCAAAGGATTTCACACTATGTG GGCAAAAAGCATGCTCAGAAAGTTCGACTTTATTTCCAAGTCCACGGTAAGCAAGATGAGGGGCAAAAGGCTGGAAAACAGAAGAAGACAGATTATATCAACTTTCAG ATGGATGAAAGTGGAGTAGTGGATAAAAACAAATACTGCAGTCTCTGCAACATGATTTTTACTTCCCCAGTTGTTGCTCAGTCTCATTACGTGGGAAAAATCCATGCCAAAAAGCTAAGGCAATTATCAGGAGACCAAGCTCAGATGCTAGCGCAGAGCATCCAGCCAGAAACTG CAAGTTCACCCACTGGTGCTTCCGCATTGCCAGCACCCCAGCAGCCCTCAGCAGAGAAGTCCTCACAAGACATAGAGACTGAAGAGTCTGCATCATCCTCCAGTATGACTTTAGATTTAAATGATCCAGACAAGTTTTGCAAGCTCTGTTCAGCTCCCTTCAATAACCCACTGGTGGCCCATCAGCACTATGTTGGTAAGAAGCACAAAAGGAATGAATTGAGGAAGAAAATGATGAAGGACCTGGGGGATGAAGCTGTTCCTGCAGAATCCAGTGCAAATG CAGTCGGGGTTGGTAACTACATATGTCCTATATGTAACATCACCCTTACCTCTATAGAAATGTACCAGTCCCACATGCAAGGAAATAAACATCAGATTAA AGAAACCATGGTTGTCAATCTCATAAAGAATTCAAAGAAAACATATGACTCCTTTCAAGATGAATTAGCTGATTACATCAAAGTGCAGAAAGCAAGAGGCCTGGAACCAAAAACATATTTCAGAAAACCAGAGGAAGATGAGTTTAAGACCAGTGAATTTGAAGAAAATAATGACCATGACGACACTGTACCTTTGGATGCTAAGTTTGAACGAGACGAGTATTGCAGCCCTTTTTCAGAAACGTGGACGTCATCATATGCTGTTGAAAACAGACTGCCGTGCTGGTCGCCAGCTTATCAGACTAGGCTAAGACTAGAAAACACACTTACATGTCACTACAGTAAGGATCGTTATTTGGAAATGACATCATCTCAGGTGACCGCCTACAGAGGTAACAGCTATGGCCCAGAATCAAAAGAATCGGGTGACTGCTATGACCACATCTCTTCTGATACAAGCACCAGCTCTCATAAGAAAGAACAAAAGGTTCAGAGGAAACAAGACGAGGAGGAACACCACTTTGGAAAAGAAGTGAAACATGAGAAAGAGCCCGCAAagcagaagaggaaggaaaacaaTGAAGACCCTGATTCTGGAAAGGAAAGTGAGAAGCAAAAGCGAAGGAAGGTTGATACAGACTCAGCAATTGAAAAGAAGTCAAAGCACAGTAAAGATAAAAGACTTAAAGAAATAGTCACTGAAAAGGAGAGCAGAAAACACAAAAAGGATAAAAAGAAGCCCCAAATTGATGGCAAAACGGATGAGGAGATACTTTGGGATGAGTCTATCCTGGGATACTGA
- the KRCC1 gene encoding lysine-rich coiled-coil protein 1 isoform X5: MDESGVVDKNKYCSLCNMIFTSPVVAQSHYVGKIHAKKLRQLSGDQAQMLAQSIQPETASSPTGASALPAPQQPSAEKSSQDIETEESASSSSMTLDLNDPDKFCKLCSAPFNNPLVAHQHYVGKKHKRNELRKKMMKDLGDEAVPAESSANAVGVGNYICPICNITLTSIEMYQSHMQGNKHQIKETMVVNLIKNSKKTYDSFQDELADYIKVQKARGLEPKTYFRKPEEDEFKTSEFEENNDHDDTVPLDAKFERDEYCSPFSETWTSSYAVENRLPCWSPAYQTRLRLENTLTCHYSKDRYLEMTSSQVTAYRGNSYGPESKESGDCYDHISSDTSTSSHKKEQKVQRKQDEEEHHFGKEVKHEKEPAKQKRKENNEDPDSGKESEKQKRRKVDTDSAIEKKSKHSKDKRLKEIVTEKESRKHKKDKKKPQIDGKTDEEILWDESILGY; this comes from the exons ATGGATGAAAGTGGAGTAGTGGATAAAAACAAATACTGCAGTCTCTGCAACATGATTTTTACTTCCCCAGTTGTTGCTCAGTCTCATTACGTGGGAAAAATCCATGCCAAAAAGCTAAGGCAATTATCAGGAGACCAAGCTCAGATGCTAGCGCAGAGCATCCAGCCAGAAACTG CAAGTTCACCCACTGGTGCTTCCGCATTGCCAGCACCCCAGCAGCCCTCAGCAGAGAAGTCCTCACAAGACATAGAGACTGAAGAGTCTGCATCATCCTCCAGTATGACTTTAGATTTAAATGATCCAGACAAGTTTTGCAAGCTCTGTTCAGCTCCCTTCAATAACCCACTGGTGGCCCATCAGCACTATGTTGGTAAGAAGCACAAAAGGAATGAATTGAGGAAGAAAATGATGAAGGACCTGGGGGATGAAGCTGTTCCTGCAGAATCCAGTGCAAATG CAGTCGGGGTTGGTAACTACATATGTCCTATATGTAACATCACCCTTACCTCTATAGAAATGTACCAGTCCCACATGCAAGGAAATAAACATCAGATTAA AGAAACCATGGTTGTCAATCTCATAAAGAATTCAAAGAAAACATATGACTCCTTTCAAGATGAATTAGCTGATTACATCAAAGTGCAGAAAGCAAGAGGCCTGGAACCAAAAACATATTTCAGAAAACCAGAGGAAGATGAGTTTAAGACCAGTGAATTTGAAGAAAATAATGACCATGACGACACTGTACCTTTGGATGCTAAGTTTGAACGAGACGAGTATTGCAGCCCTTTTTCAGAAACGTGGACGTCATCATATGCTGTTGAAAACAGACTGCCGTGCTGGTCGCCAGCTTATCAGACTAGGCTAAGACTAGAAAACACACTTACATGTCACTACAGTAAGGATCGTTATTTGGAAATGACATCATCTCAGGTGACCGCCTACAGAGGTAACAGCTATGGCCCAGAATCAAAAGAATCGGGTGACTGCTATGACCACATCTCTTCTGATACAAGCACCAGCTCTCATAAGAAAGAACAAAAGGTTCAGAGGAAACAAGACGAGGAGGAACACCACTTTGGAAAAGAAGTGAAACATGAGAAAGAGCCCGCAAagcagaagaggaaggaaaacaaTGAAGACCCTGATTCTGGAAAGGAAAGTGAGAAGCAAAAGCGAAGGAAGGTTGATACAGACTCAGCAATTGAAAAGAAGTCAAAGCACAGTAAAGATAAAAGACTTAAAGAAATAGTCACTGAAAAGGAGAGCAGAAAACACAAAAAGGATAAAAAGAAGCCCCAAATTGATGGCAAAACGGATGAGGAGATACTTTGGGATGAGTCTATCCTGGGATACTGA